In the Sus scrofa isolate TJ Tabasco breed Duroc chromosome 7, Sscrofa11.1, whole genome shotgun sequence genome, one interval contains:
- the ANKRD34C gene encoding ankyrin repeat domain-containing protein 34C codes for MMDDDTELRTDGNSLLKAVWLGRLRLTRLLLEGGAYINESNDKGETALMVACITKHVDQQSISKSKMVKYLLDNRADPNIQDKSGKTALIHACIRRAGGEVVSLLLENGADPSLEDRTGASALVYAINADDKDALKHLLDACRAKGKEVIIITTDKSSSGTKTTKQYLNVPPSPKETDRQSPPLCASPSDIELKAPGLGCPPSEKEDDFFSLQAGHPSGCNTSKALNDPGSPTRKVGNLKRARLPQLKRLQSEPWGLIAPSVLAASTRQDENHGVGTDNEVIKSISDVSFPKRGPLSRTNSIDSKDPSLFHTVTEQVLKIPASSAPASWKAAYEKSQASHPRLARRGTLPIDQEKGGISPSGPSALKDAVSLKRLENDLYDLDLQAGTELPNSISLEPGKGPLDRMKLNSSHLSLFQGSRESLDTVPSTSPSSARHRPPHLLERRGSGTLLLDRISQTRPGFLPPLNVNLNPPIPDIRSSSKPSSPLASGLKSMVPVAPSSPKRVDLRSKKKLLRRHSMQVEQMKQLSDFEEIMT; via the coding sequence ATGATGGATGACGACACGGAATTAAGAACGGATGGCAACTCACTTTTAAAGGCGGTGTGGCTGGGGAGGCTCAGGCTGACCCGACTCCTCCTGGAAGGTGGCGCCTATATCAACGAAAGCAATGACAAGGGTGAGACGGCTCTCATGGTGGCATGCATCACCAAGCATGTGGACCAGCAAAGCATCAGCAAGTCCAAGATGGTGAAGTACCTGCTGGACAACAGGGCTGACCCCAATATTCAGGATAAGTCCGGCAAGACCGCCCTCATCCATGCTTGCATCAGAAGAGCTGGGGGAGAAGTGGTCTCCTTACTTCTGGAGAATGGAGCGGATCCCAGCCTCGAGGATCGCACAGGGGCTTCAGCTCTGGTTTACGCAATAAATGCAGATGACAAGGATGCGTTGAAACATCTCTTGGATGCCTGCAGAGCCAAAGGCAAGGAGGTGATTATCATAACCACAGATAAATCCTCTTCAGGCACCAAAACCACCAAACAGTATCTTAATGTCCCTCCTTCAcccaaagagacagacagacagtcgCCTCCACTGTGTGCATCCCCCTCGGACATTGAACTGAAGGCCCCAGGCCTGGGTTGTCCACCCAGTGAGAAGGAAGATGACTTCTTCAGCCTCCAGGCAGGGCATCCAAGTGGCTGCAACACCTCGAAGGCTCTGAATGACCCCGGGTCACCCACTAGGAAAGTTGGGAACCTCAAAAGGGCCCGTCTGCCCCAACTGAAGAGGCTCCAGTCCGAACCCTGGGGCCTGATCGCACCCTCCGTGTTGGCCGCCTCCACACGTCAGGACGAGAACCATGGTGTTGGCACAGACAACGAGGTCATCAAGAGCATTAGTGATGTGTCCTTCCCCAAAAGGGGACCTCTCTCCAGAACCAACAGTATCGATAGCAAAGACCCCAGCCTCTTCCACACGGTCACAGAGCAGGTTCTGAAGATTCCAGCCTCTTCAGCACCGGCATCGTGGAAAGCAGCCTATGAGAAAAGTCAGGCTTCCCACCCGCGTCTGGCCAGAAGGGGAACGCTCCCCATTGACCAAGAGAAGGGAGGTATCAGCCCCTCAGGTCCCTCTGCTCTCAAAGATGCAGTGTCCCTTAAGCGGCTGGAAAATGACCTCTATGACTTAGATTTACAGGCAGGGACGGAACTGCCCAACTCTATTTCCCTTGAACCAGGCAAAGGACCCTTAGATCGAATGAAGCTCAACAGTTCCCACCTGTCCCTTTTCCAGGGCTCGAGGGAGTCCCTGGATACTGTGCCCAGCACATCCCCCAGCTCAGCACGCCACAGACCACCCCATCTCCTAGAAAGACGGGGTTCCGGAACTCTGTTACTAGACCGAATTTCTCAGACCAGGCCTGGCTTCCTTCCGCCTTTAAATGTCAATCTGAACCCACCTATCCCCGATATTAGATCGAGCAGCAAGCCTTCCTCTCCACTTGCTAGTGGCTTAAAATCCATGGTTCCTGTAGCCCCAAGTTCACCAAAGAGAGTTGACTTGAGAAGTAAAAAGAAGCTCCTAAGAAGGCACTCCATGCAAGTTGAGCAGATGAAGCAGCTGTCTGACTTTGAAGAGATCATGACCTAG